Proteins from one Malaya genurostris strain Urasoe2022 chromosome 2, Malgen_1.1, whole genome shotgun sequence genomic window:
- the LOC131430568 gene encoding CLIP domain-containing serine protease B4-like, which yields MFRTYALFGFAVLVGLISNGFALSQNDPCINPVGESGVCVFLRECQPLLNIYNKPLISPDESNFVQSSRCGMASGNKPLVCCAGLTVGPRKATLLRPNQCGLDLSDRVVGGQATELNEYPWTAVIQYRKPNGNYGFHCGGSVINSRYIITAAHCINAIPRGWEVVGVRLGEYDLKNDGPDCKEGVCADIPVDLGVEKIIVHENYNPQQKSQWDDIALIRFNRDVAFSEYIRAICLPVDDAERYRNNAGTAAFAAGWGRTETASSSNIKLKVELNITDLNRCSAVYRPSGVALRDTQMCAGGVRGKDTCSGDSGGPLMKRIKSNWFLFGIVSFGPNKCGTKDVPGVYTNVAKYIDWIENNIE from the exons ATGTTCCGAACTTATGCGCTTTTCGGTTTCGCTGTTCTGGTAGGACTGATCTCGAATGGATTTGCTCTGA GTCAAAATGATCCGTGCATCAACCCAGTCGGGGAGTCCGGAGTTTGCGTGTTCCTTAGAGAGTGTCAACCGCTGCTAAATATCTACAACAAACCGCTGATTTCTCCGGATGAAAGCAACTTCGTACAAAGCAGCAGATGTGGCATGGCATCCGGAAACAAGCCTTTG GTTTGCTGTGCCGGTCTGACGGTCGGTCCTCGGAAAGCCACCCTCCTGCGACCGAATCAGTGTGGCTTGGATCTGTCGGATCGTGTGGTAGGTGGCCAGGCTACCGAATTGAATGAATACCCATGGACCGCGGTGATCCAGTACCGGAAACCGAACGGAAACTACGGATTCCACTGTGGCGGTTCGGTTATCAACTCGCGCTACATTATCACTGCGGCTCACTGCATAAACGCGATTCCTCGCGGGTGGGAGGT ggtCGGTGTCCGACTCGGCGAGTACGATTTGAAAAATGATGGCCCCGACTGTAAGGAAGGTGTTTGTGCAGACATACCGGTGGATTTGGGTGTCGAGAAGATTATTGTTCACGAGAATTACAATCCTCAGCAGAAAAGTCAGTGGGATGATATTGCTTTGATTCGGTTCAACCGAGATGTGGCATTTTCGGAATACATCAGAGCGATCTGTTTGCCGGTGGACGATGCGGAGCGGTATCGAAACAATGCTGGTACGGCTGCCTTTGCCGCTGGATGGGGTCGTACGGAGACAG CAAGCTCCAGTAACATAAAACTCAAGGTAGAGCTAAACATTACGGATTTAAACCGGTGTTCTGCGGTGTACAGACCGTCGGGAGTGGCACTGCGAGATACGCAAATGTGCGCCGGTGGAGTTCGTGGTAAGGACACCTGCAGTGGCGATTCGGGTGGTCCGCTGATGAAGCGGATCAAATCGAATTGGTTCTTGTTCGGAATTGTTAGTTTCGGTCCGAATAAGTGCGGCACCAAAGATGTTCCCGGAGTGTACACGAACGTCGCCAAGTACATCGATTGGATTGAGAACAATATCGAGTAG